Proteins encoded together in one Lathyrus oleraceus cultivar Zhongwan6 chromosome 5, CAAS_Psat_ZW6_1.0, whole genome shotgun sequence window:
- the LOC127082263 gene encoding uncharacterized protein LOC127082263: MARGLKLCLIISTVFLIIVTVVILTLILTIFKPKDPTISVGLPHFNLLSPNITMNMTLGMVITILNPNYGSFKYQNSIGYVTYHDTVVGNVPIDSQLVPARSEINVTTNADFMVGKLIQNPKFWSDIVQNGMVFNLTSTTELPGKAIVLKYVKVKAIAYCSCNISVNITSNGVESNCISRIKFF, translated from the coding sequence ATGGCTAGAGGCCTAAAATTATGTTTGATTATATCTACAGTATTCTTAATCATTGTCACAGTTGTGATACTAACTTTGATTCTAACCATCTTTAAGCCAAAGGATCCTACTATTAGTGTTGGTTTGCCTCACTTTAATTTACTTTCACCAAATATAACCATGAATATGACATTAGGCATGGTTATCACAATATTGAACCCAAACTATGGAAGCTTCAAGTATCAAAATTCCATAGGCTATGTCACTTATCATGATACTGTTGTAGGAAATGTTCCAATTGATTCACAACTTGTTCCAGCTCGTAGTGAAATTAATGTGACCACTAATGCAGATTTTATGGTTGGAAAATTGATACAGAATCCTAAATTTTGGTCAGATATTGTACAGAATGGAATGGTGTTTAATTTGACTTCAACAACTGAATTACCTGGGAAAGCAATTGTTTTGAAATATGTCAAAGTGAAGGCGATAGCTTATTGCTCATGTAACATCTCTGTTAATATAACTTCCAATGGTGTTGAGAGCAATTGTATATCTAGAATCAAGTTTTTTTAG